The following coding sequences are from one Verrucomicrobiia bacterium window:
- a CDS encoding GxxExxY protein, with protein MKDRVFELCDMVRQTGYAVHSYHRHGHVEKIYENALVNRLRRQGLQVEQQHPLPVFDEDGTLLGDFYADLLVERILVVEIKAVRAFVDEHTAQVLGYLRSARLEHGLLVNFGAPKFAIKKYALSNPELQNF; from the coding sequence ATGAAAGACCGTGTATTTGAGCTTTGCGATATGGTACGTCAGACGGGCTATGCAGTTCATAGTTATCACCGTCACGGACATGTTGAAAAGATCTACGAAAATGCATTGGTCAATCGTTTGCGCAGACAAGGTTTGCAAGTTGAACAACAGCATCCTTTGCCGGTGTTTGATGAGGATGGGACCTTGTTAGGTGATTTTTACGCTGATTTGCTTGTGGAAAGAATACTTGTTGTTGAAATCAAAGCGGTCCGGGCGTTTGTAGACGAGCATACTGCTCAAGTGCTTGGTTATCTGCGTTCGGCCCGTTTGGAACATGGTTTATTGGTGAATTTTGGGGCGCCAAAATTCGCCATCAAGAAGTACGCACTCTCAAATCCTGAACTACAAAACTTTTAG